The Triticum aestivum cultivar Chinese Spring chromosome 3A, IWGSC CS RefSeq v2.1, whole genome shotgun sequence genome includes a region encoding these proteins:
- the LOC123058994 gene encoding putative F-box/LRR-repeat protein 23, which yields MKIGRSSGHHNWRSAIRSSDRGTRVLTMRKAIPPNGEIDEEAVQELVPFHPPAALRSLFGLNGLCPLVSAADASVLCRARSDRCKRAKREAVAGDDLLPEMAKQGFQAYPHKNRVDLPGTMEAGPNPLPVSDFRDWSELPLDALSAIFMKLGTIEILMGAGLVCRSWLVAAKSPELWRFVDMTRHKLVFSKEGNIMCQMAKVAIDRSDGRMESFWAQKFVSSELLNYIASRRVSYSLLVILIKDQGYKMQLIEEHWLIGAYYFWDDEDVVIKLAAKCPMLEEIEYSGQKLTWDFFKGIGAACPALKRLRVCLPWYDSDSIEREIRMEQRQNDEEEEEEEEPYEAWETRHNEEAFAIAESLHELRLLQMAGYGLTKKGVYAILEGCPHLEFLDLRECGHLLVDAELKARCVNIKHVRLPGAWPHAHCPELDTIEEDEGEVIEMPNLYEIETQDLHNEAAMDNDDYGENYWDDYSLPSSPDSPVPTYSMDDPRYYWEL from the exons CGATCAGATCTTCAGACAGAGGCACTCGGGTCCTGACAATGAGGAAGGCCATCCCGCCCAACGGGGAAATCGACGAGGAGGCCGTGCAGGAGCTCGTCCCCTTTCATCCACCCGCCGCGCTTCGCTCTCTGTTTGGCTTGAACGGCCTTTGCCCTTTGGTTTCGGCGGCTGACGCGTCGGTGCTTTGCAGGGCGAGGAGCGACAGATGCAAGAGGGCAAAGCGGGAGGCCGTggccggcgacgacctgctgcCCGAGATGGCGAAGCAGGGGTTTCAGGCCTACCCGCACAAGAACAGAGTG GACCTCCCTGGCACAATGGAGGCGGGGCCAAACCCATTGCCTGTATCTGATTTCAGGGATTGGTCTGAGCTCCCACTCGATGCGCTTTCTGCAATCTTCATGAAGCTTGGGACCATTGAGATACTGATGGGCGCCGGACTTGTGTGCCGCTCATGGTTGGTGGCAGCCAAGTCCCCTGAGCTGTGGCGTTTCGTGGACATGACACGCCACAAGTTGGTTTTCTCCAAGGAGGGAAACATCATGTGCCAAATGGCAAAGGTGGCTATAGATCGCTCTGATGGACGGATGGAATCGTTCTGGGCTCAGAAGTTTGTCAGTAGTGAACTCCTGAATTACATTGCAAGCAG GAGAGTTTCCTACAGTCTTCTTGTTATATTAATCAAGGATCAGGGGTACAAA ATGCAACTCATTGAAGAGCATTGGCTCATCGGCGcctattacttttgggatgatgaGGACGTAGTAATTAAGCTTGCAGCTAAATGTCCAATGCTAGAAGAGATAGAGTACTCTGGTCAGAAGCTGACATGGGACTTTTTCAAGGGGATTGGTGCAGCCTGCCCAGCGCTGAAGCGTCTAAGAGTCTGTTTGCCATGGTACGATTCAGATTCAATAGAGCGTGAGATCAGGATGGAACAGCGGCAaaacgacgaggaggaagaggaagaggaggagcctTATGAAGCCTGGGAGACGAGACACAATGAGGAGGCCTTCGCCATAGCAGAGAGCTTGCACGAGCTGCGGCTCCTGCAGATGGCAGGCTACGGCCTGACTAAAAAAGGGGTGTACGCCATCCTTGAAGGCTGCCCCCACCTCGAGTTCCTCGACCTTAGAGAATGCGGCCACCTCCTAGTTGACGCTGAACTCAAAGCTCGCTGTGTCAATATCAAGCATGTCCGTCTGCCAGGAGCGTGGCCTCACGCTCATTGCCCAGAACTTGATACCATCGAGGAGGACGAAGGTGAAGTGATCGAGATGCCTAATCTCTATGAAATAGAGACTCAGGATCTCCACAACGAGGCAGCGATGGACAACGATGACTACGGCGAGAACTACTGGGATGACTACTCGCTCCCCTCGTCCCCTGACTCGCCTGTGCCAACCTACTCCATGGATGATCCCAGATACTACTGGGAGCTGTAA